Genomic DNA from Bacillota bacterium:
TTCGCCCGGGAAAGCGACCCGGTGCCGGTGCCGGCCGACGCCGAAAAGCAGGTGGCGGCCAGACTGGAGAGCCTGCGCCGCCGCAGGGAGGGCGAGAACGCTGCCGCGATCCGCGAGGCACTGCAGGCGACCATGATGGAACACGCCTCGGTCTTCCGCACCAGGCAGGGCCTGGAGAAGGCTCGAAGCCACATCGCGGCGCTGAAGGAGCGCTACGGCCGGGTACGGGTGGCCGACCCGAGCCGCCGCTATAACACCGAACTGCTGGAGGCGCTGGAACTCGGGTATCTGCTGGACGTCGCCGAAGCGCTGGTGGTCTCGGCGCTGAACCGGACGGAAAGCCGCGGCGCGCACTGGCGGGAGGACTTCCCGAATCGGGACGACGCCGGCTGGCTGAAGCACACGCTTCTGTACCGGGGCGACGGCGGCGACCACGAGATTCGCTACAAGCCGGTGGTCATCACGCGCTTTTCGCCGCAGGAACGCAAGTACTGAAAACGCCCGGGCGGGCCCTATCTCAGGGGGGCGCATAGGGACGGCTATGCACGTAAAGATTCACATCCGGCGCTTCGACCCGGAACGAAGCGCCAAACCTTACTGGGCGCACTACGACGTGGAGGTCGAACCCACGGACCGGCTTCTGGACGCGCTCAACTACATCAAGGGGCACATCGATGGAAGCCTCGCGTACCGCCGGTCGTGCGCGCACGGCATCTGCGGATCCGACGCCATGATGATAAACGGGGTGAACCGGCTCGCCTGCAAGGTGCTCATCAAGGAGCTGGGAAGCGACATCCGGGTGGGGCCGCTCACGGGCTTGAAGGTGCTCAAGGACCTCATCGTGGACATGGAGCCCTTCTTCGAGTCCTACCGGGTGGTCAAGCCATACCTCATCGTGGACGAAAGCGAGCTGCCCGACCGGGAGCAGCTCCAAACACCCGAGCAGCGCCAAAGATTCGACGACACGACCAAGTGCATCCTGTGCGGGGCCTGCACCACCTCCTGCCCGGTGTTCTGGTCGAACGGCCGTTACATCGGCCCTGCGGCCATCGTGGCGGCTCACCGGTTCATCTTCGACAGCCGTGACCGGGGGGCTGACAGGCGCCTGGAAATCCTGGGCGGCAGGGACGGCGCCTTCCGGTGCCGGACTATCTTCAACTGTACGGAGGCATGCCCGCGGGGCATCCAGGTGACCAGGGCCATCCAGGAGGTCAAGCAGGCCATCGT
This window encodes:
- a CDS encoding succinate dehydrogenase iron-sulfur subunit, producing MHVKIHIRRFDPERSAKPYWAHYDVEVEPTDRLLDALNYIKGHIDGSLAYRRSCAHGICGSDAMMINGVNRLACKVLIKELGSDIRVGPLTGLKVLKDLIVDMEPFFESYRVVKPYLIVDESELPDREQLQTPEQRQRFDDTTKCILCGACTTSCPVFWSNGRYIGPAAIVAAHRFIFDSRDRGADRRLEILGGRDGAFRCRTIFNCTEACPRGIQVTRAIQEVKQAIVERGF